The Fortiea contorta PCC 7126 genome has a segment encoding these proteins:
- a CDS encoding heavy metal translocating P-type ATPase — MAIDTLNLKLRGMSCASCANNIEEAIRSVPGVSDCNVNFGAEQATIQYDPKRTNLETIQGAIDAAGYSSYSLQEQEMITGEDDAEKTAREAELRTLTHKLVVGAILSTLIVLGSISAMIGLNLPWIRTLWLDNPWVQLVLATPVLFWCGADFFKNAWKAFKRHTATMDTLVAIGTGAAYFYSLFATVFPSFFTSAGLMPDVYYEAAAVITTLILLGRLFENRAKGQTSEAIRKLIGLQARDARVIRNGQEIDVPIQEVQIGDVILVRPGEKIPVDGEVVEGASNVDEAMVTGESLPVKKQPGDEVIGATINKTGSFKFRATRVGKDTFLSQIVKMVQQAQGSKAPIQRLADQVTGWFVPAVIAIAIAAFVIWFNVMGNLTLALITTVGVLIIACPCALGLATPTSVMVGTGKGAENGILIKGAESLELAHRIQTIVLDKTGTLTQGKPTVTDFVTVNGTANSNELKLLQLAASVERNSEHPLAEAVVRYAQSQQVELIEAQKFEAIAGSGVQGFVSDHLVQIGTQRWMEELNIDTRTLQERKASLEAAGKTAILIAVDGQIQGLMGIADALKPSSVAVVRTLQKLGLEVVMLTGDNRKTAEAIASEVGIRRVVAEVRPDQKASQVQALQAEGKIVAMVGDGINDAPALAQANVGIAIGTGTDVAIAASDITLISGDLQGIVTAIQLSRATIRNIRQNLFFAFIYNVAGIPIAAGVLFPVFGWLLNPIIAGGAMAFSSVSVVTNALRLRNFHPKTI, encoded by the coding sequence ATGGCTATAGATACTCTGAATCTTAAACTTCGAGGTATGAGTTGTGCCTCATGCGCCAACAACATTGAAGAAGCAATTCGTTCTGTTCCTGGGGTGAGCGACTGTAACGTCAATTTTGGTGCGGAGCAGGCTACTATTCAATACGACCCCAAGCGCACCAATCTGGAAACAATCCAAGGCGCTATAGATGCTGCCGGATACTCATCTTACTCACTCCAGGAGCAAGAAATGATTACTGGAGAGGATGATGCGGAAAAAACCGCCCGTGAAGCAGAATTACGCACACTTACCCACAAGCTAGTTGTAGGAGCAATCCTCAGCACTTTGATTGTACTGGGGTCAATTTCTGCCATGATAGGACTGAATCTACCTTGGATTCGGACATTGTGGCTAGACAATCCTTGGGTACAGTTGGTACTAGCAACCCCTGTCTTGTTCTGGTGCGGTGCGGACTTCTTCAAAAATGCCTGGAAAGCCTTTAAACGTCATACAGCAACTATGGATACTTTAGTTGCTATCGGTACTGGTGCAGCGTATTTTTATTCACTGTTTGCTACTGTTTTCCCAAGTTTTTTTACGTCTGCTGGACTGATGCCTGATGTGTACTATGAAGCAGCAGCAGTCATTACCACCTTAATTTTGCTAGGAAGGCTATTTGAGAATCGTGCTAAGGGACAAACTTCTGAAGCCATCCGCAAACTCATCGGTTTACAAGCCAGAGATGCCAGAGTAATCAGAAATGGCCAAGAAATTGATGTTCCCATCCAGGAAGTTCAAATTGGTGATGTAATTTTGGTGCGTCCGGGTGAAAAAATTCCTGTTGATGGAGAAGTAGTAGAGGGTGCTTCCAATGTTGATGAAGCGATGGTGACTGGTGAAAGTTTGCCAGTTAAAAAGCAACCGGGAGATGAAGTAATTGGAGCCACAATTAACAAAACAGGTAGCTTTAAATTCCGAGCAACCCGCGTTGGAAAAGACACTTTTTTGTCTCAAATCGTCAAAATGGTGCAACAAGCTCAAGGCTCTAAAGCACCAATTCAACGTTTAGCAGATCAAGTAACGGGATGGTTTGTGCCAGCAGTAATAGCTATTGCGATCGCTGCCTTTGTCATTTGGTTTAATGTCATGGGCAACTTGACATTAGCCCTAATCACCACAGTCGGAGTGCTGATTATCGCTTGTCCTTGTGCATTGGGTTTAGCCACACCAACTTCAGTGATGGTAGGAACGGGCAAGGGCGCAGAGAATGGCATTTTAATTAAAGGTGCTGAAAGTCTAGAACTTGCTCATAGAATCCAAACCATTGTGCTAGATAAAACTGGAACTTTAACACAGGGAAAACCCACTGTTACTGACTTTGTTACTGTTAATGGCACAGCTAATAGTAATGAGTTAAAACTTTTGCAGTTGGCAGCGTCTGTAGAACGAAATTCAGAACATCCATTAGCTGAAGCGGTGGTTAGGTATGCTCAATCTCAGCAAGTGGAACTGATAGAGGCTCAAAAATTTGAAGCGATCGCCGGCAGTGGTGTCCAAGGCTTTGTTTCAGACCACTTGGTACAAATTGGTACTCAACGTTGGATGGAAGAATTAAATATCGACACTCGCACTCTCCAAGAGCGCAAAGCTTCTTTGGAAGCTGCTGGTAAAACAGCTATTTTAATTGCTGTGGATGGGCAAATTCAAGGCTTGATGGGAATTGCTGATGCACTTAAACCTTCTTCAGTAGCAGTTGTGAGAACGCTACAAAAGTTAGGCTTAGAGGTGGTTATGTTAACAGGGGATAATCGCAAAACAGCAGAAGCGATCGCCAGCGAAGTTGGTATCAGACGTGTAGTTGCAGAAGTTCGACCCGACCAAAAAGCGTCTCAAGTACAAGCATTGCAAGCAGAGGGGAAAATTGTTGCAATGGTGGGTGATGGTATCAATGATGCGCCAGCACTGGCTCAAGCCAACGTGGGGATTGCAATTGGAACTGGAACGGATGTAGCGATCGCAGCCAGCGATATTACCCTGATCTCTGGAGACTTGCAAGGTATTGTTACCGCAATTCAATTGAGCCGTGCCACTATTCGCAATATCCGTCAAAATCTCTTCTTTGCCTTTATTTACAACGTTGCTGGGATTCCCATTGCTGCTGGAGTTTTGTTTCCTGTCTTTGGCTGGTTACTCAACCCAATTATTGCGGGTGGAGCGATGGCTTTTAGTTCTGTTTCTGTTGTTACGAATGCCTTACGCTTGCGTAACTTTCATCCCAAAACTATCTAA
- a CDS encoding heavy-metal-associated domain-containing protein, with the protein MTLQLKVPNMACSACGDTITKAVKTVDPTATVQADPKTKVVLVDTNADETVIKEAITTAGYSVT; encoded by the coding sequence ATGACACTCCAACTAAAAGTTCCTAACATGGCTTGTTCTGCTTGTGGAGACACCATTACTAAAGCAGTCAAAACAGTCGATCCTACTGCTACGGTTCAAGCAGATCCAAAAACAAAAGTTGTCTTAGTGGACACAAATGCTGACGAAACAGTTATTAAGGAAGCAATTACTACTGCTGGCTATTCTGTCACTTAA
- a CDS encoding DUF305 domain-containing protein — MNKKVLTYSLVALLTGTTIAAFPIINSAKANDRNQVEAPNPTNTSPMRGGMNMRAEVDKSFIEMMIPHHQSATEMAQMALSRAKSPEVKKLAQSIISDQTREIQQMQAWYKQWYGKEVPTTGMNMGNGMDEAMKIAMQQQEMMDKEMMTALQNAPNFDQEFLRQMTRHHRMATMMAGMVGNNARHPEIRNLAQSIAKSQSAEIAQMQELLQAMSTQN; from the coding sequence ATGAACAAAAAAGTTTTAACCTACAGTCTTGTTGCTCTACTGACAGGCACTACGATCGCAGCTTTTCCCATCATTAACAGCGCCAAAGCCAACGATCGCAATCAAGTAGAAGCTCCCAATCCAACAAACACAAGCCCTATGCGTGGTGGAATGAACATGAGGGCTGAAGTGGATAAATCGTTTATCGAAATGATGATTCCTCATCATCAAAGTGCTACTGAGATGGCTCAGATGGCTTTGAGCCGAGCCAAAAGCCCTGAAGTCAAAAAGCTAGCACAATCCATTATTTCAGACCAAACCCGTGAAATTCAGCAAATGCAGGCTTGGTACAAGCAGTGGTACGGCAAAGAAGTCCCCACAACTGGCATGAATATGGGTAACGGCATGGACGAGGCAATGAAGATTGCCATGCAGCAGCAAGAGATGATGGATAAGGAGATGATGACAGCCCTGCAAAATGCGCCTAACTTTGACCAGGAATTTCTCCGTCAAATGACGCGCCATCACCGAATGGCGACCATGATGGCAGGCATGGTTGGTAACAATGCTAGGCATCCCGAAATTAGAAATTTAGCTCAATCCATTGCTAAGAGTCAAAGTGCTGAAATTGCTCAAATGCAAGAGTTGCTCCAAGCAATGAGTACTCAAAATTGA
- a CDS encoding class I SAM-dependent methyltransferase, giving the protein MFPNSTVLRTIFLDTGVLIALLVGIGFWWRTAVRHYYLPCPFWLAWLLENPYMETLAGSSVILDRLNLSPEMQVIDIGSGTGRVAIPAARRVAPNGQVVALDSQSGMLQKLEQKASANSVTNIRTFLSRIEPGVLERNKFDRALLVAVLGEIPDREAALQEIFAALKPNGILSITEVIPDPHYQTLGTVRRLAEAAGFIPSDYYGNFLVFTMNFMKPNTAY; this is encoded by the coding sequence ATGTTTCCTAATTCAACCGTATTGAGAACTATTTTTTTGGACACTGGGGTACTAATTGCCCTACTCGTAGGCATTGGATTCTGGTGGCGAACAGCTGTTCGCCACTACTATCTGCCCTGTCCATTCTGGCTGGCCTGGCTTTTAGAAAATCCATACATGGAGACTCTGGCAGGCAGTTCAGTCATTCTCGACCGTCTTAACCTCTCCCCTGAGATGCAGGTAATTGATATAGGAAGTGGAACGGGTCGTGTTGCCATTCCTGCTGCTAGAAGAGTAGCACCAAATGGTCAGGTAGTGGCACTTGATAGCCAGTCAGGTATGTTGCAAAAGCTAGAGCAAAAGGCAAGTGCAAACAGTGTAACTAACATTCGGACGTTTCTGAGCAGAATTGAGCCGGGAGTACTAGAACGTAACAAGTTTGATAGAGCATTGTTGGTGGCAGTATTAGGTGAAATTCCAGATCGGGAGGCAGCACTTCAAGAGATATTTGCCGCTCTTAAGCCAAATGGCATTCTTTCCATCACTGAGGTCATTCCTGACCCCCACTATCAAACGCTTGGCACTGTTCGCCGTTTGGCTGAAGCAGCCGGATTTATACCTAGTGATTATTACGGTAACTTTTTGGTTTTTACAATGAACTTTATGAAGCCAAATACGGCATACTAG